Part of the Variovorax sp. PAMC 28711 genome is shown below.
GCTGGCCGCTCGACGTTTCGGTGTAGTGCCAGTCCGCACCGGCGCCGGCGTCGAGCAGCACGCTCACGAGCGCGAGGTCGATGTGGATGCGGGCGCGTTCGCGCGGCGTGGCCTCGTCGCCGATCAGCGCGTTGAGGTCGGTCAGCCGATCGACACCGCCCGCCTCGAAATGGCGCCAGCGGCTGTGATACGGAATGATGTTCCACGGATAGCGCTCCAGCGTGGTTTCGGCAACGGCGCGCGCGGCGTCTTCCAGCTTGTCGTCGTCGCCGATGGAGAACCACTGCGATTCGCCGCGGCGCGCGCGCGCCAGCAGAAACGCCGCGCGTTCACGCACGGCCGCCGTGGAGCGCAGCAGCGCGGCGGCGCCGGCCGGATGCGCGCTGTCGTTTGTTGCATCGGCACTCATTCCTTCAACCCCCGACCTTTGGCCAGCTTGAGCTCTTCCGCGTCCGGCACGTGGCCGGGCGTGAAATAGCCCGCTGCCTTCTTGGCGTCCATCTCGACCTTGGCGTCTTCCGGGATGAGGTCGTCGGGAATGTTCACCCGTTCGCCGATCTCGATGCCCGAGCCGGTGATGGCGTCGTACTTCAGGTTGCTCATCGACACGAGGCGATGGATCTTGGTGATGCCGAGCCAATGGAAGACGTCGGGCATCAGCTCCTGGAAGCGCATGTCCTGCACGCCGGCCACGCATTCGGTGCGCGCGAAATACTGGTCGGCCGTGTCGCCACCGACCTGGCGCTTGCGCGCGTTGTAGACCAGGAACTTGGTCACTTCGCCGAGCGCACGGCCTTCCTTGCGGGAGTACGCCACCAGGCCCACGCCGCCGCGCTGCGCACCCATGATGCATTCCTCGATCGCGTGGGTGAGGTAGGGGCGGCAGGTGCAGATGTCGGAGCCGAACACGTCGGAACCGTTGCACTCGTCGTGGATGCGGGCGGTGAGTTCGACCGCGGGGTTCGCCAGGTCGCGCGGGTTGCCGAAGATGTAGAGCGTCTGCCCGCCGATGGGCGGCAGGAACACTTCGAGGTCGGAGCGCGTGACCAGCTCGGGGTACATGCCACCGGTTTCTTCGAACAGCGTGCGCCGCAGGTCGGTCTCGGAACAGCCGAAGCGCTTGGCGACTTCGGGCAGGTACCAGGCCGGCTCGACCGCGACCTTGGTCACCATCGCGGCGCCGCCTTCGGTGAGGAAATGGCCATCGGCCTTGAGCCGGCCGCTCTGCAGCGCTTCGATCACCTCGGGAAGGATCACGTGCGCCTTGGTCACGGCGATGGTCGGGCGGATGTCGTAGCCGGCGGCGAGCTCGGTCGCGAAGACGTCGGCGACGATGGCGCCCCAAGGGTCCATCGAGACGATGCGGCCCGGCTGACTCCACTGCGGATACGGGCCGATCGCGTCGGTCGGCGAGGTGTTGGTGAGGTCGGCCTTGTGCTCGCGCTTGAGCGCGCCGGCGGCCACGGCCAGCGCGCGGTACACGCTGTACGACCCGCTGTGCGTGCCGATGACGTTGCGGTGCGCGCGCGAGGTGGTGGTGCCGACGATCGGGCCGCGCTCGGCGGCCGTGGCCGCGCTCCAGTGGATCGGCAGGGCGCCGAAGCCGCCGCTGTGCGAGGTGAGCCGGATGTGCCGCGGTGCGGCGGTCGGAGGAAGGGCGGGAGGAACGGAGGCGGGAGAAGGAATCGATGGATCGGGAAAAGTCGAAACGGCGTCAACTGACATTGCGGGCCCTCAAAAGAAAGAATGTAGCGATGGCACCATCGGCTGGCAAGCAGCTTGCGTGCCGACCTCATGCGCACAATCGGGCCAGTTCTTTGTTGCCAACGCTGTAACCCTTCGCCCCGATGCCACGAACAACCATGGAGAGCCCGAAGCACGTGCGCGATGCCGAGACGGCGCTGCGCGGGCTCTTTCTGAAAGGGCTCGATGGCGACAGTGCGGCGTATCACGCGTTCCTGCGCCGTCTTGGCGCGCACCTTCGCGCGTTTCTGGGCAAGCGCCTGTTCGGCTGGCCCGATGAAGTGGAAGACCTTGTCCAGGAATGCCTGATCGCGATGCACAACCAGCGCCACACCTACCAGCTCGACCAGCCGTTGACGGCCTGGGTGCATGCCATTGCGCGCTACAAGATGATTGATCTTCTGCGCAGTAAGTCGATCCGTGAAGCGCTGCACGATCCGCTCGACGACGAGCTCGAAGTGTTCGCCGATTCGGCCACCGACGCGAGCGATGCGCGCCGCGACCTCGGCGGCCTGCTGAAGACGCTGCCCGAGCGCCAGCGCCTGCCGATCGTCCACGTGAAGATCGAAGGGATGTCGGTGGCCGAGACCGCCTCGCTCACCGGCATGTCGGAATCGGCCGTCAAGGTCGGCATTCACCGCGGCCTCAAGGCGCTGGCTGCGCGCATGAAGGCAGCGGTGGCATGAAGACCGACGACCTCGTTTCGATGCTGGCGACCGGCGTCGCCCCGGCGCCACGGGGTGCGGCCAACCGACGTCTGGCGCTGGCCGTCGCCGTCGGCCTGCCGCTGTCGTTGCTGATCCTCATCGTCGACTACGGCGTCCGGCGCGACCTGGTGCAGGTCATGTTCTGGCCGATGTTCTGGGTCAAAGTGCTGTTTCCGGCGAGCATCGCCGCGGCCGGGTTCGTCATGCTGAACCGCCTGGCGCGACCCGGCGTGAAAGTGCGGCAGTCGTGGCTCGGCGCTGCGCTCCCGGTGCTGCTGGTCTGGGCGCTCGCGACCATTGCCTGGTCGCACGCCGCGCCCGAAGCGCGCATGCCGATGCTGATGGGCTCGACCTGGAAGAGCTGTGCTTTCAGCATCTGCTGGATCGGGCTGCCGGTGTTCGTGGCGGCGATGGTCGCCCTGCGCAGCCTGGCGCCGACGCGCGCGGCGCTGGCCGGCGCAGCCGCCGGCGCGCTGGCGGGCGGGGCGGGCGCGATGGTCTATGCGCTGCACTGCATGGAATTGGCAGCGCCGTTTCTGGCGGTCTGGTACGTGGGCGGGATCGCGCTGGCGGTGGCGATCGGTGCCGTCATCGGGCCGCGCTTGCTGCGCTGGTGACCGTGCGCCGCACCTCGCGGTGAACAACGTTCGAATGGCCGACCCAAAGGTCGCACAGCGCGAACGAACGTCCAGGGTCAGTAAGCGCCCATGAAATCACGCTTGCCAATGGGCAAACCGTTGTGACGCAGGATGTCGTAGGCCGTCGTCACATGAAAGAAGAACTGCGGCAGACCATAGTTCGCCAGGTAGGTCTGCCCACTGAGCTTTTTCTCTTTCGGCGTGCCAGGGCGCAAGACGATCTCGGCGCTTTCCTTGCCTTCGAACTGCGACGCGTCGACGCTGTCCAGAAACGCCAGGGTTTGGGTCAACAGCACATCCAGATCGGCAAAGCTCTTCTCCTGGCCTGCAAAGGTCGGCACCTCCACCCCGGCCAGACGCGCCGAAACGCCCCGTGAAAAATCCGCGGCGATCTGTACCTGCTTGAGCAGTGGAAACATGTCGGGCGCCAACCGCGCCTGCAACAGGGCGTCGGGCTCGATCGACTTGCTGGTGGCGTGCTCGCTGGCCTGGGCAAGGATGGTTTTCATCGCCGTCAGCATCTGCTTGAAGACGGGGACGGAGTGGGTGTACATGGAGGGGATCATGGGGTGTTCCTGTGAGTTTGGGAGGTGAAAAACGGTGAGGGTCAGCTGCGCACGAAGGCCAAGGGTTTTCAGGTGCGCGGGTTGTCTCGCAGGGCAAAAAGCTCAGGGCGAATTCCAAAGCCGCTGCCAGGTTTCCGTCAACTGGCGCTTCGCATTCCGCGGGCCCGAGATCATGGTGACCGGGGCCGCTTTCCAGCCGGCGCCGTCGCGCACCGCCACCTGGTAGCGGAACGTGTAGTCGGGCTCCGCACCCATGCGCAGATCGGAGAGCACCAGGCGGTCGCCATCGGCTTGGGCTTTCATGAAGCCGCTGGTAAACCACAGCAAGCGCGCCACCTCCGGCGTACCGCGCAGTGCATCGAGCGCAACGATGTCGCTGCGATTCGGCACGAAGGTCATCGGGCCCTTGTCGGCCACGAGCGATCGGTAGCCCTCCATGAAGCCATCGGGCGTCAACACCACCACACGCCAGAGCAGGGTGTTCAGCGGCATCGGCACCGAAAAGCGCGGTGCATCGGCGAGGCCTTGCGCGGCCAGCGCGGATTCCGCCGCGCGATTCACCAGCGTCTTGGCGACGAGCGACCAGCCCAGGTAAAGGCTGCTCAGCATCAACCCACCCAGCACGAAGTGGCGCCCGATGGGTCGGGCGCCTACCCACAGCGCCACGACGAAGGCGATGAGCAACGGCAGCGTGTACCCGGGGTCGATGATGAAAACGCTGGACCACATCACCGGATTCGACGGCCAGGGCCACAGCAGTTGGGTGCCGTAAACAGTGAAGGCGTCGAGCAACGGGTGCGTGACCAGGGCCAGCCAGATCGCCAGAAGCCAGGGCCGGGGCGATTCGCGCACGGGCGCCCACCAGCGTCGCAGCATCCACCACAGCACCCAGGCGACCAGGGTCAGGACCAGAAGCGAATGCGAAGGGCCGCGGTGCCAGGTGACGGAGGTCACCGCATCCGCGCCGAGCAGCGCCAACGGAATGCCGTCCAGGTCGGGCAGGGTGCCGAGCACCGCGCCGGCCACCAGGGCCCGACGCCGGTGCGCTGCGGGCACGACGGCCGCCGCCACGGCGCCGCCGAGAACGATCTGGGTCAGCGAATCCACGCGACGTTGCCTCTAGCGCTTCTTCGCGCCGAAGATCCCGCCCAGCACCCCGCGCAAGATTTCCTTGCCGACGCTCGTGCCCATCGTGCGCACGGCAGAGCGCGCCATGGTCTGCGCCAGGCCGTCGCGCTTGCCGCCGCGCGGGCCGGTGCTGCCGAACAGCAGATCGTTCAGTCCGCCCATCAGCCCACCACCGGCATCGGCGGGCGCTGCGGCGCCAGGCTTGCCGGCGATAGCAGGTGGCGCATCGGGCGCGGTGGCGGCGCGGCCTTTCAGTTTTTCATAAGCGGATTCGCGATCGACCGTCTTTTCGTAGACGCCGGCCACCAGCGAATTGGCGAGCAGCGCCTGCCGCTGGGCGGGCGTGATCGGGCCGAGCTGGCTGGCGGGCGGCAGCACGAAGACGCGTTCGGTCACGCTGGGCCGGCCTTTCGAATCGAGCAGGCTCACCAGCGCCTCGCCGACCGCGAGTTCGGTGATGGCGGCTTCGATGTCCAGACCCGGCTTCGGACGCATCGTGGTCGCGGTCGCCTTGACGGCTTTCTGGTCGCGCGGCGTGAAGGCGCGCAGCGCGTGCTGCACGCGGTTGCCGAGCTGGGCCAGCACCGAATCGGGAATGTCGAGCGGGTTCTGCGTCACGAAATAAACGCCGACGCCCTTCGAGCGCACGAGCCGCACCACGAGTTCGATGCGTTCGACCAGCGCCTTGGGCGCTTCGTTGAACAGCAGGTGCGCCTCGTCGAAGAAGAACGCCAGCTTCGGCTGGTCGGGGTCGCCGATTTCGGGGAGCTGCTCGAACAACTCCGACAGCATCCACAGCAGGAAGGTCGCGTAGAGCCGCGGCGAATTCATCAGCTTGTCGGCGGTCAGGATGTTGACCACGCCCTTGCCGCCCACGGTCTGCATGAAGTCGGCGATGTTGAGCATCGGCTCGCCGAAGAACTTGTCGCCGCCCTGCGTTTCGATCTGCAGCAGCCCGCGCTGGATCGCGCCCACGCTGGCGGCGCTGATGTTGCCGTATTCGGTGGTGAACTGGCTGGCGTTCTCGCCGACGTGCTGCAGCATCGCGCGCAGGTCTTTGAGGTCGAGCAGCAGGAGGCCGTTGTCGTCGGCGATCTTGAACACGATGTTCAGCACGCCGGCCTGCGTTTCGTTCAGGTCGAGCATGCGGCCGAGTAGCAGCGGGCCCATGTCGGAAACGGTCGCGCGCACCGGATGGCCCTGTTCGCCGAACACGTCCCACAGCGTGACCGGGCAGGCCATCGGCGTCGGCGCCTCGATGCCGCGTTCCTCGAGCGTGGCGGCCATCTTGTCGCCGATGTGGCCGGGCTGGCTGATGCCGGTGAGGTCGCCCTTCACGTCGGCCATGAACACCGGCACGCCGATGCTCGAAAGCTTCTCGGCCATGGTCTGCAACGTCACGGTCTTGCCGGTGCCGGTGGCCCCGGTGATGAGGCCGTGGCGGTTGGCCAGCGCGGGGAGGAGGGCGCACTCGACGGTGTCGTGGCGGGCAATCAGAAGCGGGTCGGCCATGGGCACTCCGGGTCGTGTCGATGCCACAGTCTAGCGAACCCGCCCTTCTATAATTCGCCCCTTCCCGTGTGTTCCCGAATCGTTCCGGAGTTCTTGTGTCCTCGACTGTCCAACCATCCAATCCCGCCCTTGGCGATGCCCCGGAGCAGACGCCGCTCGAAGCCGAGTTGGCCGTGTTGCTGGTCGAATCGCTCAACCTCGAAGTGGCGCCCGCCGACATCGTTCCTGCGGCACCGCTGTACGGCGACGGCCTCGGCCTCGATTCCATCGACATCCTCGAAGTGGCCCTCGAGGTGTCGCGCAAGTACGGTTTCCAGCTGCGCTCCGACGACGAGCGCAACCAGCAAATCTTCGAATCGTTGCGCAGTCTTGCGGCCCACGTCGCAGAGCACCGCAGCGCCGCCTGACGCATGTCTCGTTCGCGCCTGGCGCTCCTGTTGATCGCAGGGGTCGGCTATGCGGTGCTGTCCCACTGGATGATGCTGTACCACGCGACGGCGCCCTGGGCGATCGCGGTGTTGCTGGGGCCGTTGTGGCTCACCGCCCTGGGCATGGGGAGCAGCCGTTTCGGCGCGTGGGGATTCGCGGCCACCGCCGCCGCAGGCATCGCGTTCTTCGTCGTCATCCTGCGCGGTGACGCGGGCGACCCCGACCGTCTCTATGTGATGCAGCACGTGGGCATCAACGCCGTGTTGTGCGGCTGGTTCGGCCTGACGCTGCGAGGCGACGGACTTTCGCTGATCGGGCAGGTCGCGCAGCGCATCCACGCACTCACGCCAGACATGCGGGTCTA
Proteins encoded:
- a CDS encoding GTP cyclohydrolase II, with the translated sequence MSVDAVSTFPDPSIPSPASVPPALPPTAAPRHIRLTSHSGGFGALPIHWSAATAAERGPIVGTTTSRAHRNVIGTHSGSYSVYRALAVAAGALKREHKADLTNTSPTDAIGPYPQWSQPGRIVSMDPWGAIVADVFATELAAGYDIRPTIAVTKAHVILPEVIEALQSGRLKADGHFLTEGGAAMVTKVAVEPAWYLPEVAKRFGCSETDLRRTLFEETGGMYPELVTRSDLEVFLPPIGGQTLYIFGNPRDLANPAVELTARIHDECNGSDVFGSDICTCRPYLTHAIEECIMGAQRGGVGLVAYSRKEGRALGEVTKFLVYNARKRQVGGDTADQYFARTECVAGVQDMRFQELMPDVFHWLGITKIHRLVSMSNLKYDAITGSGIEIGERVNIPDDLIPEDAKVEMDAKKAAGYFTPGHVPDAEELKLAKGRGLKE
- a CDS encoding sigma-70 family RNA polymerase sigma factor → MPRTTMESPKHVRDAETALRGLFLKGLDGDSAAYHAFLRRLGAHLRAFLGKRLFGWPDEVEDLVQECLIAMHNQRHTYQLDQPLTAWVHAIARYKMIDLLRSKSIREALHDPLDDELEVFADSATDASDARRDLGGLLKTLPERQRLPIVHVKIEGMSVAETASLTGMSESAVKVGIHRGLKALAARMKAAVA
- a CDS encoding DUF1109 domain-containing protein, whose translation is MKTDDLVSMLATGVAPAPRGAANRRLALAVAVGLPLSLLILIVDYGVRRDLVQVMFWPMFWVKVLFPASIAAAGFVMLNRLARPGVKVRQSWLGAALPVLLVWALATIAWSHAAPEARMPMLMGSTWKSCAFSICWIGLPVFVAAMVALRSLAPTRAALAGAAAGALAGGAGAMVYALHCMELAAPFLAVWYVGGIALAVAIGAVIGPRLLRW
- a CDS encoding DUF1993 domain-containing protein codes for the protein MIPSMYTHSVPVFKQMLTAMKTILAQASEHATSKSIEPDALLQARLAPDMFPLLKQVQIAADFSRGVSARLAGVEVPTFAGQEKSFADLDVLLTQTLAFLDSVDASQFEGKESAEIVLRPGTPKEKKLSGQTYLANYGLPQFFFHVTTAYDILRHNGLPIGKRDFMGAY
- a CDS encoding metal-dependent hydrolase; this encodes MDSLTQIVLGGAVAAAVVPAAHRRRALVAGAVLGTLPDLDGIPLALLGADAVTSVTWHRGPSHSLLVLTLVAWVLWWMLRRWWAPVRESPRPWLLAIWLALVTHPLLDAFTVYGTQLLWPWPSNPVMWSSVFIIDPGYTLPLLIAFVVALWVGARPIGRHFVLGGLMLSSLYLGWSLVAKTLVNRAAESALAAQGLADAPRFSVPMPLNTLLWRVVVLTPDGFMEGYRSLVADKGPMTFVPNRSDIVALDALRGTPEVARLLWFTSGFMKAQADGDRLVLSDLRMGAEPDYTFRYQVAVRDGAGWKAAPVTMISGPRNAKRQLTETWQRLWNSP
- a CDS encoding helicase HerA-like domain-containing protein; translation: MADPLLIARHDTVECALLPALANRHGLITGATGTGKTVTLQTMAEKLSSIGVPVFMADVKGDLTGISQPGHIGDKMAATLEERGIEAPTPMACPVTLWDVFGEQGHPVRATVSDMGPLLLGRMLDLNETQAGVLNIVFKIADDNGLLLLDLKDLRAMLQHVGENASQFTTEYGNISAASVGAIQRGLLQIETQGGDKFFGEPMLNIADFMQTVGGKGVVNILTADKLMNSPRLYATFLLWMLSELFEQLPEIGDPDQPKLAFFFDEAHLLFNEAPKALVERIELVVRLVRSKGVGVYFVTQNPLDIPDSVLAQLGNRVQHALRAFTPRDQKAVKATATTMRPKPGLDIEAAITELAVGEALVSLLDSKGRPSVTERVFVLPPASQLGPITPAQRQALLANSLVAGVYEKTVDRESAYEKLKGRAATAPDAPPAIAGKPGAAAPADAGGGLMGGLNDLLFGSTGPRGGKRDGLAQTMARSAVRTMGTSVGKEILRGVLGGIFGAKKR
- a CDS encoding phosphopantetheine-binding protein, which codes for MSSTVQPSNPALGDAPEQTPLEAELAVLLVESLNLEVAPADIVPAAPLYGDGLGLDSIDILEVALEVSRKYGFQLRSDDERNQQIFESLRSLAAHVAEHRSAA